From Hymenobacter volaticus, the proteins below share one genomic window:
- a CDS encoding carbohydrate kinase family protein: MAFACFGEMLWDVLPSGKQPGGAPLNVAVHLHNFGLDAQLISRVGHDDLGSELVAFVESTGLCTRYVQWAETHLTGVVKANVSDSKEVAYQIVKPVAWDYIRYDTALAELVETADAFVFGSLAARLSPSRETLYRLLEHARFKVFDVNMRPPHYTREVITYLLQHSDLVKMNHHELAEITGWFGVSSDEETALRWLADRFQLQAVCVTKGAEGATLWTGQQHYRSPGITVQVQDAIGSGDAFLAALLRGWLTGEPPGQNLAFACAAGSLVAAHQGATPMISAEQVNALVTASSLL, from the coding sequence ATGGCTTTTGCCTGCTTCGGAGAAATGCTCTGGGATGTGCTACCATCAGGTAAGCAGCCCGGTGGGGCGCCGCTTAATGTGGCGGTGCATCTGCACAACTTTGGGTTGGATGCGCAATTAATTAGCCGAGTAGGCCACGATGATCTGGGCAGCGAATTAGTAGCTTTTGTTGAATCCACTGGCTTGTGCACTCGCTACGTGCAATGGGCAGAAACTCACCTGACAGGCGTGGTGAAAGCCAACGTGAGTGACAGTAAAGAGGTGGCCTACCAAATAGTAAAGCCTGTAGCCTGGGACTATATCCGTTACGATACCGCGCTAGCGGAGTTAGTAGAAACCGCCGACGCTTTTGTGTTTGGCAGTTTGGCTGCTCGCCTTTCTCCTTCGCGTGAAACGCTCTACCGCTTACTCGAACATGCCCGCTTCAAGGTATTCGATGTGAACATGCGCCCCCCACACTACACCCGAGAAGTAATAACTTACCTGCTGCAACACAGTGACTTAGTGAAAATGAATCACCACGAGTTAGCTGAAATCACAGGTTGGTTTGGGGTGAGTTCCGACGAGGAAACGGCACTGCGCTGGCTAGCTGACCGCTTTCAATTACAAGCAGTGTGTGTAACAAAAGGAGCCGAGGGAGCTACCCTATGGACCGGTCAGCAGCACTATCGCAGCCCCGGAATTACGGTGCAAGTGCAGGATGCCATCGGTAGCGGCGACGCCTTTCTGGCGGCCCTGCTACGAGGCTGGCTAACTGGTGAGCCACCAGGACAGAATTTGGCTTTCGCCTGCGCGGCTGGCTCACTGGTAGCAGCCCACCAAGGAGCAACACCCATGATTTCGGCTGAGCAGGTAAATGCCTTGGTTACTGCATCTTCTTTGCTTTAG
- a CDS encoding helix-turn-helix transcriptional regulator — MQAGADLYLTKPFNPAFLLESLRTLLRNRDQQREHFRRELSVDTATVAPQRVDQKFLADLTAIIEANLDRSSLSVDDIARSLGVSQMQLYRKVKALLGTGVIDYIQSLRLTKARLLLLQEGNAIAQVAYQTGFSSPSYFATLFKSKYQVSPSEYRALHTPSQQ; from the coding sequence GTGCAAGCCGGGGCCGACCTCTACCTGACCAAGCCTTTTAACCCCGCTTTTCTGCTTGAAAGCCTACGTACTCTCCTACGCAACCGAGACCAGCAACGCGAGCATTTCCGTCGGGAGCTTAGCGTAGACACCGCCACTGTGGCTCCTCAACGAGTGGACCAAAAGTTCTTGGCCGACTTAACAGCCATCATTGAAGCCAACCTCGACCGCTCGTCGTTGAGCGTTGATGACATTGCCCGAAGTTTGGGAGTATCGCAGATGCAGCTTTATCGGAAAGTAAAAGCCTTGCTTGGTACGGGTGTCATCGACTATATCCAGAGTTTACGGCTCACGAAAGCGCGGTTGCTATTGCTGCAAGAAGGCAATGCCATTGCGCAAGTAGCCTACCAAACCGGCTTCTCATCTCCATCTTACTTCGCTACGCTGTTTAAGAGCAAGTATCAGGTGTCACCTTCCGAGTACAGGGCCCTTCATACTCCAAGCCAGCAATGA
- a CDS encoding ATP-binding response regulator, giving the protein MTWRSLRLNRRIRRTLEHQNAEIHIQRNQIEELAEEGRRSSEAKLRFFTNFSHELRTPLTLILGPLEDLLSSPAELTVSQRHDLQLMRRNTQRLLQLVNQLLDFRKIDVGKMAVRATEGNLVSFLREIMDVFEKTANKRNITFRFLPAEPVINLWFDGDILDKVFFNLLSNAFKYTPDGGQIKVSIQRGPADTVRVSVEDTGQGIAEADQPHILEWFYQGNHSPANSSGLGLALAEGLTRLHEGKLSFRSQVGHGSTFEVTLPLAKPAAFLDAKSNGVPTLPLAYLPDDEFSDSTEQTPSSRADATALIIEDHEEVRNFLVQKLQPHFQVCTATDGATGLRLAGENIPDVIICDINLPELSGLEVATALKSDWRTSHIPLVLLTARDTPSSNLPACKPGPTST; this is encoded by the coding sequence ATGACGTGGCGCTCGTTGCGGCTTAATCGTCGCATCCGCCGAACACTGGAGCACCAAAACGCCGAGATTCACATCCAACGAAATCAAATTGAAGAGCTAGCCGAGGAAGGTCGCCGCTCCTCGGAAGCCAAGCTGCGCTTCTTTACCAACTTTTCCCACGAACTACGCACGCCGCTCACCCTCATTTTAGGGCCACTCGAAGACCTGCTTAGCAGCCCAGCGGAACTGACGGTCTCACAGCGCCACGATCTGCAACTCATGCGTCGCAACACGCAGCGCCTGCTACAGTTAGTCAACCAGCTTCTGGATTTCCGTAAGATTGATGTAGGCAAAATGGCTGTACGCGCCACCGAAGGCAATTTGGTAAGCTTTCTGCGCGAAATCATGGACGTGTTCGAAAAGACGGCAAACAAGCGCAACATCACGTTTCGGTTTTTGCCCGCTGAACCAGTAATCAACTTGTGGTTCGACGGTGATATTCTCGACAAGGTGTTTTTCAACCTCTTGTCCAATGCTTTCAAGTACACACCCGATGGTGGTCAGATCAAAGTAAGCATACAGCGCGGGCCAGCCGACACTGTACGAGTGAGCGTGGAAGATACCGGCCAAGGCATTGCCGAAGCTGACCAACCCCATATACTTGAGTGGTTCTATCAAGGCAACCATTCGCCAGCTAATAGCTCGGGCCTCGGGCTGGCGCTAGCCGAAGGACTTACCCGTCTGCACGAAGGCAAACTTAGTTTCCGAAGCCAAGTTGGTCATGGAAGCACGTTCGAAGTCACGCTGCCATTGGCCAAGCCAGCGGCTTTCCTCGACGCCAAGTCGAATGGAGTTCCAACTCTACCTCTAGCCTATCTGCCCGATGACGAGTTCAGTGATTCAACCGAGCAAACGCCTTCCTCTCGCGCTGATGCTACTGCTCTCATCATCGAAGACCATGAAGAGGTCCGCAATTTTCTAGTGCAAAAGTTGCAGCCCCACTTTCAAGTATGCACGGCCACCGACGGAGCTACGGGCTTGCGCTTAGCAGGCGAAAATATTCCTGACGTGATTATCTGCGACATAAACCTGCCCGAGTTAAGTGGTTTGGAAGTAGCCACCGCCCTAAAAAGTGACTGGCGCACCTCACATATTCCGCTGGTGCTACTCACTGCTCGCGACACCCCGAGCAGCAACTTGCCGGCGTGCAAGCCGGGGCCGACCTCTACCTGA
- a CDS encoding substrate-binding domain-containing protein: MRKELCFHPDVEFQMLDAHNDSELQRKQVQELIRQRVDLLIISPNQSGPLTELTETVYNQGIPVVILDRRTTSRSYTAYVGGNNVEVGRTAGHYAAQLLQRRGQVLEILGTLGSSPATDRTNGFQEALTQYPQLQRVAQLDGDWRPERVLKQLPTLLRAHPDVDLIFAHNDPMARAAHQVLQQLGAEKRVRIIGVDGLPGPGNGLQLVEDGALNATLLYPTGGEEAIRTALRILHHEPYAKENVLGTMVVDSTNVGTIRNQTEQLAAQRQDIQQQQQRLQEQMRRYASQKTAVNLLLVSLLGQLC; encoded by the coding sequence ATGCGGAAGGAGTTATGCTTCCACCCGGATGTAGAATTTCAGATGCTGGACGCGCATAACGACAGCGAACTGCAGCGAAAGCAGGTGCAGGAATTGATTCGGCAGCGGGTTGACTTGCTGATTATTTCCCCTAATCAGTCGGGGCCTTTAACCGAGCTAACAGAAACGGTTTATAATCAAGGAATTCCGGTGGTTATTCTCGACCGGCGGACGACCTCTCGCTCCTATACCGCGTACGTAGGAGGCAACAATGTGGAAGTTGGTCGCACTGCTGGCCATTACGCCGCTCAGCTACTACAGCGACGTGGCCAAGTACTGGAGATTCTGGGCACCCTCGGTTCGTCTCCGGCCACCGACCGCACGAATGGCTTTCAGGAAGCGCTAACTCAATACCCTCAGTTACAACGCGTGGCCCAGCTCGATGGTGACTGGCGCCCCGAACGAGTACTCAAGCAACTACCCACCTTACTACGTGCGCACCCGGACGTTGACTTGATCTTTGCCCACAACGACCCAATGGCGCGGGCAGCGCACCAAGTTTTGCAGCAACTTGGCGCAGAAAAGCGCGTGCGCATTATCGGGGTGGATGGTTTGCCGGGTCCCGGCAACGGGTTGCAATTAGTGGAAGATGGCGCTCTGAATGCCACGCTGCTTTATCCTACCGGGGGCGAAGAAGCAATTCGTACTGCGTTGCGCATTCTGCACCACGAGCCGTATGCCAAGGAAAACGTGCTTGGCACTATGGTCGTGGATTCAACCAACGTAGGTACCATTCGCAACCAAACCGAGCAACTAGCCGCACAACGGCAGGACATTCAGCAACAGCAACAGCGTCTGCAAGAGCAAATGCGCCGTTATGCGAGCCAAAAAACAGCAGTCAACTTACTGTTAGTTAGTTTATTGGGGCAGTTGTGTTAG
- a CDS encoding PAS domain-containing hybrid sensor histidine kinase/response regulator gives MHEAGNTTLNEEFVLADGRVVELDYLVLAQGQAGRLLCYRDVTERHLREAQLRALSYIPEQNPNAIIRLSATGEVIYANPAASPLLQVMAKDEPDGFGVLRSRLLTLVQRVLGTSEQQQQELTVAGQHYLFTAAAVPDEAYATLYLTDVTARQQVEQQLAEQRLFYENTLSQVPMAVAVIDTDFRYMFVNPALEPDPTLRAWMVGKTNEESGAFRERPSAIIARRRQCFNQALREKREVSWEENFYKGGGMASILFQLRPVVEPDGSIRRLIASGIDLTARKQAEEHQRQSEELVREQQQFIRLIVDTLPTVVYVADIDNVVTFRNAAFDALAAQSQHTHAGQKSAEVEEQLQQIRAWRQQVLATDQPLETEIPLTLNSGETCHLQVYMRPLQHSGGHKEVLIVSTDVTALKQAQRQAEENARAKEAFLSRMSHEIRTPLNGVIGMATLLAKTTLTPQQQDYLTTMQQAGQHLLALVNDVLDLAKITTHHLQLAHAAFDVNGVVQGAAQTVAALATQKNLVLQVESVELPSLRVLGDAYRLHQVLLNLLGNALKFTQHGQIQIGAQLLSESPTDVTLRFWVQDTGVGIEPAQQERIFEVFTQATADTDHPFGGTGLGLSISEQLVRYMGGTLHVCSLPNEGTTFSFTLVLPRAEDAKPENQTDNSPSDSFEELRGLRVLLAEDNVVNQWIATVVLEHWGVQIETVDNGVDALTALTTKSYDAALLDIKMPGLTGVEVTKALRQHPDPARAHLPLIALTANAFETDRISYLTAGMDACVNKPFEEADLCQILLTLTKPMADPQQRL, from the coding sequence TTGCATGAAGCGGGCAATACAACGCTCAACGAAGAATTCGTGCTGGCAGATGGGCGCGTAGTTGAGCTTGATTACTTGGTGTTAGCACAAGGGCAGGCCGGACGCTTGCTCTGCTACCGGGATGTAACCGAACGACATTTGCGCGAAGCACAACTACGTGCTCTGTCCTACATTCCTGAGCAGAATCCTAACGCTATCATTCGCCTTTCGGCTACGGGAGAAGTAATCTATGCTAACCCTGCGGCTAGTCCCTTACTCCAAGTCATGGCCAAGGACGAACCCGACGGTTTTGGGGTGTTACGGTCTCGTTTGCTCACGCTGGTACAACGGGTGTTGGGTACCAGCGAGCAACAGCAGCAGGAGCTTACGGTGGCAGGACAGCACTACCTGTTTACCGCTGCAGCCGTACCCGACGAAGCTTACGCTACCCTTTACTTGACCGACGTGACAGCACGCCAGCAAGTAGAGCAGCAGCTGGCCGAGCAGCGCCTCTTCTACGAAAACACGCTCAGTCAAGTGCCAATGGCCGTAGCCGTCATCGACACCGACTTCCGCTACATGTTTGTTAACCCTGCTCTTGAGCCTGACCCAACCCTACGAGCCTGGATGGTAGGCAAAACCAACGAGGAGTCAGGTGCCTTCCGCGAGCGTCCCTCCGCCATAATTGCGCGCCGACGGCAGTGTTTCAATCAGGCCTTGCGCGAGAAACGAGAAGTGAGTTGGGAAGAGAATTTTTACAAAGGCGGAGGCATGGCTTCCATATTGTTCCAGCTACGGCCCGTTGTAGAACCAGATGGCTCTATCCGGCGGCTCATTGCGTCAGGTATCGATCTAACCGCGCGCAAGCAAGCCGAAGAGCACCAGCGCCAAAGCGAGGAGTTAGTGCGTGAGCAGCAGCAATTCATCCGTTTGATTGTGGATACGTTGCCGACGGTTGTGTACGTGGCGGATATAGACAATGTCGTTACATTTCGCAACGCCGCTTTCGATGCTCTGGCAGCTCAAAGCCAGCACACTCATGCGGGGCAGAAAAGCGCGGAAGTAGAAGAGCAACTGCAGCAGATTCGTGCTTGGCGTCAGCAAGTGCTGGCTACCGACCAGCCTCTGGAAACTGAAATACCGTTGACCCTCAACTCCGGCGAGACATGTCACCTGCAGGTGTATATGCGCCCATTGCAACATTCGGGTGGACATAAAGAGGTATTGATTGTGAGTACGGATGTCACGGCCCTCAAACAAGCTCAGCGGCAGGCTGAGGAAAATGCGCGGGCCAAAGAAGCCTTTCTCTCGCGCATGAGCCACGAAATCCGTACGCCATTGAATGGGGTAATAGGTATGGCTACGCTACTGGCCAAAACTACCCTTACGCCGCAGCAGCAGGATTACTTAACTACTATGCAGCAAGCAGGCCAGCACTTGCTGGCCTTGGTCAACGACGTGCTGGACTTGGCCAAAATCACCACACATCACTTGCAACTCGCCCACGCTGCCTTCGATGTAAACGGGGTAGTGCAGGGTGCAGCCCAAACGGTAGCAGCCTTAGCCACCCAGAAAAACCTTGTGCTGCAGGTAGAATCAGTTGAATTGCCTTCGCTACGGGTGCTCGGTGACGCCTACCGCCTACATCAAGTACTGCTCAATCTGTTGGGCAACGCACTCAAATTCACCCAACATGGACAGATTCAGATTGGAGCGCAGCTATTAAGTGAATCACCTACCGATGTAACCCTTCGTTTCTGGGTGCAGGACACGGGCGTGGGAATCGAACCGGCGCAGCAAGAACGTATTTTCGAGGTGTTCACCCAAGCTACAGCTGATACTGATCATCCATTTGGGGGCACGGGGTTAGGGTTGTCCATCAGCGAGCAACTGGTTCGTTATATGGGCGGGACATTACACGTGTGCAGTCTACCTAACGAGGGCACCACGTTTTCCTTTACCCTAGTGCTGCCCCGGGCCGAGGATGCAAAACCAGAAAATCAAACCGATAACTCTCCCTCGGATAGCTTCGAGGAATTGCGGGGGTTGCGGGTTCTGCTTGCCGAAGACAATGTTGTCAACCAGTGGATTGCCACTGTCGTGCTCGAGCACTGGGGAGTGCAGATCGAAACTGTAGACAACGGGGTGGATGCCCTTACAGCCCTCACCACTAAAAGCTACGACGCAGCACTACTCGACATCAAGATGCCGGGGTTAACGGGGGTTGAAGTTACCAAAGCGTTGCGTCAGCACCCTGACCCAGCACGGGCTCATCTTCCATTAATTGCCTTGACGGCCAACGCCTTCGAAACGGACCGCATCAGCTACTTAACTGCCGGCATGGATGCGTGTGTGAACAAGCCTTTCGAAGAAGCTGATTTATGTCAGATACTACTAACACTTACCAAGCCAATGGCTGACCCGCAGCAACGCCTATAA
- a CDS encoding cupin domain-containing protein, translating to MATSLFADSAVPVPETYIFQDDGRIPNSRYPLLVYRKALKTGPAGASWLEQHFAANNWTNSWRNGVFPYHHYHSTSHEVLGVYSGTALLHLGGEKGKQLQVAAGDILVIPAGVGHKKIEASEDFGVVGAYPDGRSYDVLRGEPGERPHADQRIAALPLPTRDPLTGLQGGVQQHWHA from the coding sequence ATGGCGACCTCACTCTTTGCCGACAGTGCCGTGCCAGTTCCCGAGACTTACATTTTCCAGGACGATGGGCGCATTCCCAACAGTCGCTATCCGCTCTTGGTATACCGGAAAGCACTTAAGACGGGTCCAGCCGGAGCAAGTTGGTTGGAACAGCATTTTGCTGCCAACAATTGGACAAACTCCTGGCGTAATGGTGTCTTCCCATATCACCATTATCATAGCACTTCTCATGAAGTATTAGGAGTGTACAGTGGTACGGCTCTGCTGCATTTGGGCGGTGAGAAGGGCAAACAGCTACAGGTAGCAGCAGGCGATATTCTGGTAATTCCAGCTGGCGTTGGCCATAAAAAGATCGAAGCTTCTGAAGATTTTGGCGTAGTAGGTGCTTATCCCGACGGACGATCTTACGATGTGCTGCGGGGAGAACCTGGCGAAAGGCCCCATGCCGACCAGCGCATTGCCGCCTTACCTCTGCCTACCCGAGACCCGTTAACCGGCCTCCAAGGTGGAGTTCAACAGCATTGGCATGCGTAA
- a CDS encoding T9SS type A sorting domain-containing protein: protein MFRFALFLHLWIAAGICYSQRFAAIGDYGFAGPAERDVADLVKSWDPEFIITLGDNNYDLGDSTTIDQNIGQYYHSYIYKYRGRYGPSASTNRFFPSLGNHDYYTRNGEAYRDYFTLPGNGRYYEFVRGDVHLFAVNSDPAEPDGIKINSIQAQWLQERLAASKARWKVVYFHHAPYSSGAHGSTRNLQWPFREWGASLILAGHDHHYERLMVDELPYIVNGLGGRSLYRVNPTRLPESQAIFNADYGAMLLQANVDSLTLQFYTRRGVLRDTYVLHQPLSPEPKLHPVTPNPFEDATRVTFSLPSLMTVDIRVYNTLGKEVISLYQGTLQAGHHQLTWQRNALPAGLYFVQLQANNQTQTTRAVIM, encoded by the coding sequence TTGTTTCGCTTTGCCTTATTCCTCCATTTATGGATTGCGGCAGGCATTTGTTATAGTCAGCGCTTTGCTGCTATTGGAGATTATGGCTTTGCTGGACCTGCTGAACGAGATGTAGCAGATTTAGTAAAAAGTTGGGATCCGGAATTTATTATTACCCTAGGCGACAACAACTACGATCTGGGTGACTCTACTACCATCGACCAAAATATTGGGCAGTACTACCACTCCTATATTTATAAGTATAGAGGCCGCTATGGCCCAAGCGCTTCTACAAACCGCTTTTTTCCCTCACTCGGCAACCACGACTATTATACCCGTAACGGAGAAGCATACCGAGACTATTTTACTCTGCCAGGTAATGGCCGCTACTACGAATTCGTACGTGGCGATGTGCACCTGTTTGCAGTCAATAGTGATCCAGCCGAGCCAGACGGAATCAAGATAAACTCAATTCAAGCTCAGTGGCTACAAGAAAGGTTGGCTGCTTCCAAAGCGCGGTGGAAGGTTGTATACTTTCACCATGCTCCTTATTCTTCGGGTGCGCACGGTAGCACGCGCAATTTACAGTGGCCGTTTCGGGAGTGGGGTGCTTCATTGATATTAGCCGGCCACGACCACCATTACGAGCGGCTCATGGTTGATGAACTGCCTTACATAGTGAATGGTTTAGGCGGCCGTAGCCTCTATCGCGTCAATCCGACACGTCTGCCAGAAAGCCAAGCCATCTTCAATGCAGATTATGGGGCTATGCTACTCCAAGCAAACGTTGACAGCTTGACACTGCAATTCTACACCCGGCGTGGGGTGCTACGAGACACGTATGTACTTCATCAGCCATTGAGCCCGGAGCCTAAACTCCATCCGGTTACTCCTAATCCGTTTGAAGACGCTACAAGAGTTACATTTTCCCTTCCTAGCCTGATGACAGTGGATATCCGAGTATATAATACTCTCGGCAAAGAAGTAATTAGCCTGTACCAAGGCACATTGCAGGCAGGGCATCATCAACTTACTTGGCAGCGCAACGCTTTGCCAGCAGGCTTATACTTTGTGCAATTGCAAGCCAACAATCAAACGCAAACTACACGAGCGGTCATCATGTAA
- a CDS encoding CotH kinase family protein, producing MQIAIGDTLSISPNFYHIDREKSIIVVNQSANSLSVRNTNPKSHISLDRTYEFDQSIREISTDSSYKVSLAGSVYTLYFTQLPIIHINTSRAIEDTPNVYARFTMVEDTGLITQSNLGIQTRGAYSQTFPKKSYELSFWNDTVGTIDRDIRLLGMREDNKWNLQAMYNEPLRMNSKVANELWQDIHEIYYKALEPTAKNGIDMAYVELFVNDEYKGLYALGERVDRKQLKLKKYNNGIKGELYKGYDWGGASTFTSLPPFSNASSTWGGFEYKHPEEEVNWSNLYNFVGFVENSSNKDFYDNYKQKFDIDNAVDYYIFLNFTRALDNMGKNIYIAKYKTGDPYFYVPWDLDSVFGNNWEGNIVNITDDILSNGFYDRLINDCSPGGFRAKLVQRWAELRSSVITEDNILAKFEVNHEYLTHNNVYKREHTAWSSYTANASYLSYVRGWVRNRIGYLDVAFNQQCTPLNARLARQEVGLKLYPNPTSDFLTIESDPLPFEFSIQDMRGKTVLKTSLKGSTNKVDLSLIAKGIYIVTVKSSKAIQTQKLIVN from the coding sequence ATGCAAATAGCAATAGGAGATACATTGAGTATATCTCCAAATTTTTATCACATAGATCGTGAAAAAAGTATTATTGTTGTCAATCAATCTGCTAACTCTCTTAGTGTTAGAAACACAAATCCTAAAAGTCATATTTCTTTAGATCGTACGTACGAGTTTGATCAGTCAATTCGTGAAATATCTACTGATTCTTCCTATAAAGTTTCATTGGCAGGCTCAGTGTATACTCTATATTTTACACAGCTTCCAATTATACATATTAATACCAGTAGAGCGATAGAAGATACACCAAATGTGTATGCGCGTTTCACAATGGTGGAAGATACTGGGTTAATAACGCAATCTAATTTAGGAATTCAAACTAGGGGCGCCTATTCACAAACCTTTCCAAAAAAATCTTATGAATTGAGCTTCTGGAATGACACAGTAGGCACCATTGATCGGGATATAAGGCTGTTGGGTATGCGGGAGGATAATAAGTGGAATCTACAAGCCATGTACAACGAACCTTTACGCATGAACAGTAAGGTAGCCAACGAGTTGTGGCAGGATATTCATGAAATTTATTATAAGGCATTAGAGCCAACCGCTAAGAATGGTATAGATATGGCCTATGTGGAGCTCTTTGTTAACGACGAGTATAAGGGGCTTTATGCACTTGGCGAACGAGTAGATCGCAAGCAGCTAAAACTCAAGAAATACAACAACGGCATTAAAGGGGAATTATATAAAGGGTATGATTGGGGCGGTGCTTCTACCTTTACTAGCTTGCCTCCTTTTTCTAATGCTAGTTCAACTTGGGGAGGATTTGAATATAAGCATCCTGAGGAAGAGGTGAATTGGTCTAATTTATACAACTTCGTTGGCTTTGTAGAAAATAGTAGTAACAAAGATTTTTATGATAATTATAAACAAAAATTTGATATTGATAATGCGGTTGATTATTACATATTTTTAAATTTTACACGTGCGTTAGATAATATGGGTAAAAATATTTACATAGCTAAATATAAAACTGGAGATCCATATTTCTATGTGCCTTGGGACTTAGACAGTGTATTTGGTAATAATTGGGAAGGAAATATTGTAAATATTACTGATGATATTCTTTCCAACGGCTTCTATGATCGTTTAATTAACGACTGTTCCCCTGGTGGCTTCCGCGCAAAACTTGTTCAACGTTGGGCTGAGCTAAGATCAAGTGTTATTACTGAAGATAATATTCTAGCTAAATTTGAGGTGAACCATGAATATCTTACCCATAATAATGTTTATAAACGAGAGCACACTGCTTGGAGTAGTTATACCGCTAATGCAAGTTACTTATCTTACGTAAGGGGCTGGGTTAGAAACAGAATAGGGTATCTAGATGTAGCATTCAATCAGCAATGCACTCCGCTTAATGCCCGATTGGCCAGGCAGGAAGTTGGGCTTAAGCTGTATCCAAATCCAACAAGTGATTTTCTAACCATTGAGTCGGACCCATTGCCGTTTGAGTTCAGTATCCAGGATATGCGAGGAAAAACGGTCCTTAAAACTAGTCTGAAGGGCAGCACCAATAAAGTTGATCTTAGCCTCATAGCTAAAGGTATTTACATAGTGACCGTGAAAAGCAGCAAAGCAATTCAAACCCAAAAGTTGATAGTTAACTAG
- a CDS encoding DUF983 domain-containing protein, producing MQPIDSSALALLGLRCPRCHQGHLFSHPAYALTKYAIMPERCPVCQVAYEPEPGFYWGAMFVSYAFSIGCFAVGGVLAYYLLNDPAVWVYVLLVTSLVLVTAPATLRYSRAIMLYLFGGISYDTRYRHRAATHPHEIPATSSRS from the coding sequence ATGCAACCTATTGATTCTTCAGCCCTTGCACTTTTGGGTTTACGGTGTCCCCGTTGCCACCAAGGCCATTTGTTTTCTCACCCTGCTTATGCCTTAACTAAATATGCTATAATGCCGGAAAGGTGTCCTGTTTGCCAAGTAGCATACGAGCCGGAGCCCGGATTTTACTGGGGCGCTATGTTCGTGAGCTATGCCTTCTCCATCGGCTGCTTTGCAGTAGGAGGTGTACTAGCCTATTACTTACTTAATGATCCTGCCGTTTGGGTGTATGTGCTGCTAGTTACCAGTTTAGTGTTAGTCACAGCTCCAGCCACCTTGCGTTACTCCCGTGCCATTATGCTTTATCTATTTGGCGGTATTTCCTATGATACTCGCTACAGACATAGAGCAGCCACTCACCCTCATGAAATACCAGCTACTAGTAGCAGAAGTTAA
- a CDS encoding helix-turn-helix transcriptional regulator: MRNKSLPVLALNQFSDDRRPDHHFYIERLEEHLTRFPMVSLPHAHSFYLLLYVTQGRGTHTIDLVTYDLRAGGLYFLVPGQAHSWTLSTDAQGYIVFFSATFYLRQYPADRLNSYPFFNLAHSPVLYLPATETSLRELLARMLEEKTMAATNHDEVVGAYLYLLLELAARAYSLEQAPPVPSHGLQQVRAFSRLLDAHFRSEKSVRYYADRLALTANHLNALCRRIVNQTASDLIHERLITEAQRLLAHSSQSVSQIADQLGFEDASYFTRYFKKYVGQTPEPFRQQQQAPG, from the coding sequence ATGAGAAATAAGTCGCTACCAGTTCTGGCCCTCAACCAATTTTCCGATGACCGCCGTCCGGATCATCACTTTTATATTGAACGACTGGAAGAGCACTTAACTCGTTTCCCGATGGTGAGCTTGCCCCATGCGCATAGCTTCTACCTACTGCTGTATGTCACGCAGGGTCGGGGTACGCACACTATCGATCTGGTTACATACGATCTGCGTGCGGGTGGACTTTACTTTTTAGTACCTGGACAGGCACATAGTTGGACTCTCTCAACCGATGCGCAAGGGTATATCGTCTTTTTTAGCGCGACTTTCTACCTGCGCCAATACCCTGCTGACCGCCTGAACTCTTACCCTTTTTTCAATCTTGCACACTCGCCTGTACTATACCTGCCGGCTACAGAAACAAGCTTGCGAGAGCTGTTAGCGCGTATGCTCGAGGAGAAAACAATGGCCGCTACCAATCACGACGAGGTGGTGGGCGCTTATCTGTATTTGCTGCTTGAGCTAGCAGCACGCGCATACTCACTGGAACAAGCACCCCCCGTGCCCTCGCATGGTCTCCAACAGGTGCGAGCCTTCAGCCGGTTGCTAGACGCCCATTTTCGCAGTGAGAAAAGTGTACGCTACTACGCTGACCGTCTAGCGCTGACAGCGAATCACCTCAATGCGCTCTGTCGACGCATAGTCAACCAAACAGCTAGCGACCTGATTCATGAACGATTGATAACTGAGGCCCAACGATTGTTGGCCCATTCCTCCCAATCGGTGAGCCAGATTGCCGACCAACTCGGTTTCGAGGATGCTTCTTACTTCACGCGCTACTTCAAGAAGTATGTAGGACAAACTCCTGAACCATTCCGCCAGCAGCAGCAAGCGCCGGGTTGA